CCTTTGTGGGGGATCAGAGGAAAATCTGTCCCATGcctctcttctagcttctggtggttgctggccatccttggtgttccttggcttatagatgcgTTCcccccaatctctgcctctgtcttcacatcacATTCTCCCCGTGTCTCGGTGTCTCCAcatggtcttgttttgttttatttaagttgTTAGTTAATATGTAGTATATTATTAATttgggggtagaatttagtggttcatcagttgcatataattaatacccagtgctcattatatcaaatgccctcctcaatgcccatcaccaagtTACCTCACCAGcaacctccctcccctccagcaatcctgtttgtttcctagagttaagactCTCTTGTGGTCTGTCTCCTTctgtttttatcctattttatttccacatggtcttcttataaggacaccagtcattggattagggctcacccCGGTCCACCATGATTTCATCTTAACTACTTAATATCTGCAAAGACCGTggttccaaataagatcacactCTGAGGTTTCAGGCAGATGTGAATTTTGGGGTGACACTATTTAACAACCAACACCCCTCTCCAGGGGATCTTGACTTTTCTGCCATCGATCAGTTGCCCCTGGTTTTGATGACTCCTGAGTATGGAggttttgtgtctggcttctgtaTTGTTCCATGTAgctgtagtttgtctttttcattgctgagtagagctctctctccatctctctctctctctctctctctctcttttgagtAGAGCTCTAAGAGACCatacactctttttaaaaatatactctccTTTTATGGACATTTGGATAGTttccagttttgtcttttcttttttaagattttatttatttaagagagaaagagagagcataagccgggtggggaggagcagagggagagggagaaggagtcttCCCACTAAGCGTGGAGCGGGACAcggggctccatgccaggaccctgagatcaagacctgagccaaaggcagccccggtgggtggcccagcggtttggcgccgtgttcagcccagggtgtgatcctggagatccaagatcaagtcccacttcgggctccctgcatggagcctgcttctccctctgcctgtgtctctgcctctctctctctctctctgtgtcgctcatgaatatgaataaataaaatcttaaaagacctgagccgaaaaggcagatgctcagccgactgaggcacccaggcaccctggaaagtTGGAAAGTTTCCAGTTTTATGCTATTATGAATATCGCTCTATGAATATTCCAGTGCATATTTTTGGTGACTTCCGCTTAATTAACAGTTAGCTAACAATTCTGTAAAGTATTGGCTATGAGGGCTTTCTGAGACCCCTCTGTCCAACTTTATATGTTCAGATGGGGAAGTTGAGGCTTAGAGGCCCAGGTCTGCCCAGTGAGTTGGTGGGAGAGTGGGGTCTGGAATTCATGCTGGCCATCCCTACATCAGGGACACCTCCACTCTGCCATGCCACTGGCATGCCATGCCAGTAATACCACTACTTAAAATCATGGTCTCAAGATGATTCTTACTTGATGCCTTCCATCTCCCCAGCAGTTcctgcagcccctcctcctggcccccaaCTCCAGCCACCGCTGACTCCGGACCCCACACCCAGGGAGCCGGCTCACTCAGACCTCTTGgatcctgcctcctcttcctcttcttcctcctgcccaccctgctCCCCGGAGCCTGGGAGAGAGGCACCAGGGCCTGAGCCAGCAGCAGCTGCTGTGGGAAGTGGTGTGAGTGGAGAGGGCAGGGGCGAGAAGGGGCGCCTCTACTGTCCCACGTGCAAGGTGACCGTGAACTCTGCCTCTCAGCTTCAGGCTCACAACACAGGTCAGTGTGCTGGAGTctaggggaggagaggagcaggcCAACTGCTCTCGCCAGCTGCAGGCAAGCTGGAGTTTCTGGGCACTTTGCTTAAGGGCTTGGTGACACAGGCATTGTGTTCAGCAGTGATTGGGTGGGCATTCTGGGTCCTCCTGCTAATGCTTGAGGTAGGAGAATTAAGAAGAGAAGTCTGGGGCAGCAGGAGCTGAAGGGTCACTGGGAGAAGGTGGGACGCAACTCCTCCATCTGTCCTTAGGTTGGATCCAGGAGAAGGCATGagaagagggtgggaggaggctggCCGGAAGTGACAGTAGCTGGGAGGACCTTGCAGAGGTGGGGAAGAGAACGCTCAGGTGGCCGGAAGGGAGAGCAGGTGCAGAGCAGCCTGGAGGCTCAGCGGGGCAGCCAGACTGACCTAGTTCGGAGGGGGTCTCCATGGCCCTTGGAGCCCCTCTTCAGTGCTGATGGGCTGTCATCTCTCCTCCCTCAGGAGCCAAGCACCGGTGGATGGTGGAAGGTCAGCGAGGTGTTCCCCGAAGGGGCCGGGGCCGCCCAGTGCCCCGGGGAGCTGGACACAAGGCCAAGAGAGTGGCAGGGGGCCAGGGGGGCCGACAGGGGCCCAGCGCCCCTTTTCACTGTGCTCTGTGTCAGCTCCAGGTCAATTCAGAGACCCAACTCAAGCAGGTGGGAGAAGTGAGGCCTGGGactggggctggagcagggctgAGGGGGTGGGACTGGTGTTGGGTGCCAGTGGGGAGcaagcagaggaggaggcagaaggCTGGAGGGACAGTGGGCTCCTGGAGGGCAAAGGCTAAGATTTACCTCCCCTTCCAAAGGTGACACCCCGTAAATGTGCATCTAACATGTGACTCATGGGTGGAGGATGGGTTAGCCAGTCTAGGGTGATAACAGTAGTTTGGGGATCCTTGGGGTTCCTCATCCTGTTGCCAGTCTGTCTATCTGTCCATTAGCACCTGAGCAGCAGGAGGCACAAAGACCGCCTGGCTGGGAAGCCCCCCAAGCCCTCCAGCCAGCACAGCAAGCTGCAGAAGCATGCAGCGCTGGCTGTGAGTATCCTCAAGGTATCTGTCTCCAGGCAGTAGGGCTGGGCCCCTGGGtcaggaggggagagggtgggccAGAAGGGCATGCTGGGGAGACTgaggggggaaggggatggggcaggaaggcaggaaggcagccaCTCCCTCCCCCAAGGCTGCTTGGGCCCAGGAagagctgggggggtgggggttggccaTCTTGGGATCTGCCCAGAGGAATttccggggtgggggtggaggggtgggctGAGATAGTAAGCTCAAGGTCAAGAGCAAGGGGTGGGCGTGCATCCCCTAGAGAccatctctgcccccccccccccccccatagccTCCTTCCTCTGGGCAGGAAGACAGGTGTTGGAGAAAGCCCTTTGGAATGAGTGTtagggggtgggaagagaggaTTTAGGTTTGGAACCCTAAAAGGCACGTCTTTCCTGCAGCAGAAAGCCCAAGGATGGAGCCCTGGGAGGGATGGGATTTTCCTGGGTCAGACCATGtccattcctctttctcctctctacAGTCGAAACTGGCCTTGCAGAAGCAACTCACCAAGACGCTAGCAGCCCGCTTCCTGCCCAGCCCGATCCCTGCTGCGGCCGCAGCCATCTGTGCCCTGCCAGGGCCCCTGGCCCTCCGGCCTGCCCCCACAGCAGCCACCACACTCTTCCCAGCTCCCATCCTGGGCCCGGCTCTGTTCCGTACCCCAGCAGGAGCCGTCCGCCCTGCCACAGGGCCCATCGTCTTTGCCCCCTACTAGGCTTCTGAGGAGGCCAGGACTCATTTCCCAGCAGTCACTGTCCTGGCTCTACTTCCCCagatgcctcagtttcctccatcCCCCAAGAGACTGCCTTGTACAGCCTAGGACTTCCTGCCCAATCTAGGAAGAGCTAGGCTAGTTTCAAGGGCACCTGCCCTTTACAGTCTGGACTAGGGATTCCACTACTACCCTCCTGGCCCAAGGACCTTCTATCCCCACCCTTCTCAGGCTAGTGCTGGGCTCCCCTGCATTGCCCAGACTGATTTATGGGGAACAAACTGAGAAATCCCAGAGATCTATGCAAAACCCTAACCCCAGCCCCATGGTGCTCTCATTTCCCCATCTTGAGACTTATACTCCCATGGCCAGAGGCCCTAGGAATATTACCTTTGAGCCTGGAGACAAGTCTGTGGAGGCCCTCCCCATTCACTGGATTCTCTGGAGAATCACTGGAGGTGGCAGATGGGGTCTCAAGCTGGAGAGGGTTCAAGGCTATTTGGACAAGGTGACCCCAGGGGAGTAGAAGACCGTGGAGGAGAAAGGGAGCAGTGTTAAGTGGGGGCAAAGGcaaggtggggctggggctgaaaGCTTTTTGGGTTCCTCTGCTGACAAGATGGGGTAGGAGAGAGGTAGGTGGGGTGATTTCTCTGGCTGGGCCCAGTTTTAACAGGGGTGATCAACCCCACACAAGCTCTCCTCTCAGCCTTTCATTGATTCCTGGTGAAccccaggtgggtggggggtgcacTGGGTCTCCCTCAGACTCTGGACACAGCTAACACCAACCCCCCTGCCAGGGCTCCCAAACAAAGAGCTTTCCCTCCAGCTCCTCACCCCAAACTGGTCCCTAACACTAAATCCAGCTTTGCCTCCTTGCAAGCAGCACCCAGCTCCCTCACTGTGAAGCTGAGTGTTGGGATCCAGGCTGACATACTCTCAAGACCCATTTTCATGCTGTCAAAGTTAACATTACAacctccatcccaccccccagCACTGCTCCTTCACCCCACAATATGGGACTTTGCCAGTATCCacctgtatcttttctttttttagagatttccAAGGGAGGacaagaaggggggaggggagggaaacttTTTGATAACAGTTGTGGTTTTATTTGTGTCCAACGCATCAATAAATGAGTTCAAGCCCGAGCCTGTCTATGCCCTATTTTGACTCACCCAGCCCTGGGCTGCCTGCCCTGCTCACCTCTCCCATTTTGGGGAGAAGGGGCGGGTACTAGAGGTCACCTGGCTCTAGTGTCTCATCTACGCTGGGTGTGCACATTAGAAGCATGAAGTGGACACGGGAAGTTGTGGGTGACAAGCTCACTTTATAGCATGTTGAAAGTGTAACCACCCTTCTGAGCCCCGACAGATCTATCAGCTCTGAGAAGCTGCTACTGGTTTGCCTTGTTCTGTTCAGGCATCTGAGGTAAGGAAAGGCTAGAGGAGCACCGTGTCCAGCCTTCACCATGGCAGCAGGCATAGAAACACAGGTAATTTATAAATAGAAGTCCACCTATTAGCTGAAAACAACCACAGGAAGGGGTGAAGACCAGGCCCCACCAGTGTGAGGTCCACTGATTGGACACTGGGCGGGCACTCCTGCCCCCTGGTGGTTGTGGGGAGCAGTGTCTCAGCCTCCAGCGCCCGTAGGCATAGCACCttgaagtgggagaagcagagggaacaggaaCAGCCAGCCCGAAGCTGCAGGCAGGATCAAATCAGAGGGCTGGAGAGGATCCAGAGAGATCGGGTTTAAACAACTCCCATCacattacagatgagaaaactgaaacccagagaggGGGAAAGGCCTTGCAGGGTCCCAAAGCCAGCGGGTGAAGCCCAGCCATCATTCCATCCCATCTCGCCAAAGAGGGGGCCAAGGGCTGTGTGCTCCCTGAGCAGGAAGAGGAAGTAAAACAACtgggaggttgggggtggggaagagttAAAGCCAAAAATTACACTTCCCAGGAGGCTGGCTTCTTCCAGCCAAGGAGAGGACAGGAGATCAGGGTGTTGGAGTTGGACACCAGCATGCATACACATGCGCGTGTGTACATATCTACACGCACATACGTGATGCCTGGACACCTTTCTCTGGAGTCCAGGCTGGTGCCATAAGTGTGAGTGTGTGAGGCTGTGTCTGTCTGTCACTGGCCAGGAAGCCCACAAGTGGGGGACCCCTGTGATAGGAACCAGAGCCTGGACTGGGCACTTCTGCAGGGCAGCTCTGCTTCCTATCCAGGGCAGGTGGTAGGGGACATTGATCCACAACTGCCCCAGATGGCAGCAGGGTAGGTAAGATGAAAGCTGGAAAGGAGGGAGGATTTGGGGGCACTAGCCTAGATTATCggcatttcccagagttgggagggAACAAAAAGTGACCTGAGCCTGGGACAGCCCAGCTGCCTGGCCTGGGAAGGATAGCTTGCCTAACCCCACCCCTGGAGAACATCTTCCAGAGCCCCAGAAGCCAGAATGAGGCTGGGAAG
The Vulpes vulpes isolate BD-2025 chromosome 2, VulVul3, whole genome shotgun sequence genome window above contains:
- the ZNF385C gene encoding zinc finger protein 385C isoform X9; translation: MKRPLSPSPPGEKEPPTSGATECPPRPPEPPKPKRERKRPSYTLCDVCNIQLNSAAQAQVHCGGRAHQRRLRQLSLGKTPTGPGPASSAPSPLLASLPLPARPLQPPLDFKHLLALHLNGATPLSLTPNFSTMDPIQKAVISHTFGVPSPLKKKLFISCNICHLRFNSANQAEAHYKGHKHARKLKAVEAAKSKQRPQTLARDGVLVSPTPTPASGSPGEPQSKAVPAAPPPGPQLQPPLTPDPTPREPAHSDLLDPASSSSSSSCPPCSPEPGREAPGPEPAAAAVGSGVSGEGRGEKGRLYCPTCKVTVNSASQLQAHNTGAKHRWMVEGQRGVPRRGRGRPVPRGAGHKAKRVAGGQGGRQGPSAPFHCALCQLQVNSETQLKQHLSSRRHKDRLAGKPPKPSSQHSKLQKHAALAVSILKSKLALQKQLTKTLAARFLPSPIPAAAAAICALPGPLALRPAPTAATTLFPAPILGPALFRTPAGAVRPATGPIVFAPY
- the ZNF385C gene encoding zinc finger protein 385C isoform X8, with amino-acid sequence MKRPLSPSPPGEKEPPTSGATECPPRPPEPPKPKRERKRPSYTLCDVCNIQLNSAAQAQVHCGGRAHQRRLRQLSLGKTPTGPAGPASSAPSPLLASLPLPARPLQPPLDFKHLLALHLNGATPLSLTPNFSTMDPIQKAVISHTFGVPSPLKKKLFISCNICHLRFNSANQAEAHYKGHKHARKLKAVEAAKSKQRPQTLARDGVLVSPTPTPASGSPGEPQSKAVPAAPPPGPQLQPPLTPDPTPREPAHSDLLDPASSSSSSSCPPCSPEPGREAPGPEPAAAAVGSGVSGEGRGEKGRLYCPTCKVTVNSASQLQAHNTGAKHRWMVEGQRGVPRRGRGRPVPRGAGHKAKRVAGGQGGRQGPSAPFHCALCQLQVNSETQLKQHLSSRRHKDRLAGKPPKPSSQHSKLQKHAALAVSILKSKLALQKQLTKTLAARFLPSPIPAAAAAICALPGPLALRPAPTAATTLFPAPILGPALFRTPAGAVRPATGPIVFAPY
- the ZNF385C gene encoding zinc finger protein 385C isoform X13, whose translation is MKRPLSPSPPGEKEPPTSGATECPPRPPEPPKPKRERKRPSYTLCDVCNIQLNSAAQAQVHCGGRAHQRRLRQLSLGKTPTGPGPASSAPSPLLASLPLPARPLQPPLDFKHLLALHLNGATPLSLTPNFSTMDPIQKAVISHTFGVPSPLKKKLFISCNICHLRFNSANQAEAHYKGHKHARKLKAVEAAKSKQRPQTLARDGVLVSPTPTPASGSPGEPQSKAVPAAPPPGPQLQPPLTPDPTPREPAHSDLLDPASSSSSSSCPPCSPEPGREAPGPEPAAAAVGSGVSGEGRGEKGRLYCPTCKVTVNSASQLQAHNTGAKHRWMVEGQRGVPRRGRGRPVPRGAGHKAKRVAGGQGGRQGPSAPFHCALCQLQVNSETQLKQHLSSRRHKDRLAGKPPKPSSQHSKLQKHAALASKLALQKQLTKTLAARFLPSPIPAAAAAICALPGPLALRPAPTAATTLFPAPILGPALFRTPAGAVRPATGPIVFAPY
- the ZNF385C gene encoding zinc finger protein 385C isoform X12, which produces MKRPLSPSPPGEKEPPTSGATECPPRPPEPPKPKRERKRPSYTLCDVCNIQLNSAAQAQVHCGGRAHQRRLRQLSLGKTPTGPAGPASSAPSPLLASLPLPARPLQPPLDFKHLLALHLNGATPLSLTPNFSTMDPIQKAVISHTFGVPSPLKKKLFISCNICHLRFNSANQAEAHYKGHKHARKLKAVEAAKSKQRPQTLARDGVLVSPTPTPASGSPGEPQSKAVPAAPPPGPQLQPPLTPDPTPREPAHSDLLDPASSSSSSSCPPCSPEPGREAPGPEPAAAAVGSGVSGEGRGEKGRLYCPTCKVTVNSASQLQAHNTGAKHRWMVEGQRGVPRRGRGRPVPRGAGHKAKRVAGGQGGRQGPSAPFHCALCQLQVNSETQLKQHLSSRRHKDRLAGKPPKPSSQHSKLQKHAALASKLALQKQLTKTLAARFLPSPIPAAAAAICALPGPLALRPAPTAATTLFPAPILGPALFRTPAGAVRPATGPIVFAPY
- the ZNF385C gene encoding zinc finger protein 385C isoform X16, which encodes MLLAGPASSAPSPLLASLPLPARPLQPPLDFKHLLALHLNGATPLSLTPNFSTMDPIQKAVISHTFGVPSPLKKKLFISCNICHLRFNSANQAEAHYKGHKHARKLKAVEAAKSKQRPQTLARDGVLVSPTPTPASGSPGEPQSKAVPAAPPPGPQLQPPLTPDPTPREPAHSDLLDPASSSSSSSCPPCSPEPGREAPGPEPAAAAVGSGVSGEGRGEKGRLYCPTCKVTVNSASQLQAHNTGAKHRWMVEGQRGVPRRGRGRPVPRGAGHKAKRVAGGQGGRQGPSAPFHCALCQLQVNSETQLKQHLSSRRHKDRLAGKPPKPSSQHSKLQKHAALAVSILKSKLALQKQLTKTLAARFLPSPIPAAAAAICALPGPLALRPAPTAATTLFPAPILGPALFRTPAGAVRPATGPIVFAPY
- the ZNF385C gene encoding zinc finger protein 385C isoform X10 translates to MKRPLSPSPPGEKEPPTSGATECPPRPPEPPKPKRERKRPSYTLCDVCNIQLNSAAQAQVHCGGRAHQRRLRQLSLGKTPTGPAGPASSAPSPLLASLPLPARPLQPPLDFKHLLALHLNGATPLSLTPNFSTMDPIQKAVISHTFGVPSPLKKKLFISCNICHLRFNSANQAEAHYKGHKHARKLKAVEAAKSKQRPQTLARDGVLVSPTPTPASGSPGEPQSKVPAAPPPGPQLQPPLTPDPTPREPAHSDLLDPASSSSSSSCPPCSPEPGREAPGPEPAAAAVGSGVSGEGRGEKGRLYCPTCKVTVNSASQLQAHNTGAKHRWMVEGQRGVPRRGRGRPVPRGAGHKAKRVAGGQGGRQGPSAPFHCALCQLQVNSETQLKQHLSSRRHKDRLAGKPPKPSSQHSKLQKHAALAVSILKSKLALQKQLTKTLAARFLPSPIPAAAAAICALPGPLALRPAPTAATTLFPAPILGPALFRTPAGAVRPATGPIVFAPY
- the ZNF385C gene encoding zinc finger protein 385C isoform X14, which gives rise to MKRPLSPSPPGEKEPPTSGATECPPRPPEPPKPKRERKRPSYTLCDVCNIQLNSAAQAQVHCGGRAHQRRLRQLSLGKTPTGPAGPASSAPSPLLASLPLPARPLQPPLDFKHLLALHLNGATPLSLTPNFSTMDPIQKAVISHTFGVPSPLKKKLFISCNICHLRFNSANQAEAHYKGHKHARKLKAVEAAKSKQRPQTLARDGVLVSPTPTPASGSPGEPQSKVPAAPPPGPQLQPPLTPDPTPREPAHSDLLDPASSSSSSSCPPCSPEPGREAPGPEPAAAAVGSGVSGEGRGEKGRLYCPTCKVTVNSASQLQAHNTGAKHRWMVEGQRGVPRRGRGRPVPRGAGHKAKRVAGGQGGRQGPSAPFHCALCQLQVNSETQLKQHLSSRRHKDRLAGKPPKPSSQHSKLQKHAALASKLALQKQLTKTLAARFLPSPIPAAAAAICALPGPLALRPAPTAATTLFPAPILGPALFRTPAGAVRPATGPIVFAPY
- the ZNF385C gene encoding zinc finger protein 385C isoform X11, with product MKRPLSPSPPGEKEPPTSGATECPPRPPEPPKPKRERKRPSYTLCDVCNIQLNSAAQAQVHCGGRAHQRRLRQLSLGKTPTGPGPASSAPSPLLASLPLPARPLQPPLDFKHLLALHLNGATPLSLTPNFSTMDPIQKAVISHTFGVPSPLKKKLFISCNICHLRFNSANQAEAHYKGHKHARKLKAVEAAKSKQRPQTLARDGVLVSPTPTPASGSPGEPQSKVPAAPPPGPQLQPPLTPDPTPREPAHSDLLDPASSSSSSSCPPCSPEPGREAPGPEPAAAAVGSGVSGEGRGEKGRLYCPTCKVTVNSASQLQAHNTGAKHRWMVEGQRGVPRRGRGRPVPRGAGHKAKRVAGGQGGRQGPSAPFHCALCQLQVNSETQLKQHLSSRRHKDRLAGKPPKPSSQHSKLQKHAALAVSILKSKLALQKQLTKTLAARFLPSPIPAAAAAICALPGPLALRPAPTAATTLFPAPILGPALFRTPAGAVRPATGPIVFAPY
- the ZNF385C gene encoding zinc finger protein 385C isoform X15, which codes for MKRPLSPSPPGEKEPPTSGATECPPRPPEPPKPKRERKRPSYTLCDVCNIQLNSAAQAQVHCGGRAHQRRLRQLSLGKTPTGPGPASSAPSPLLASLPLPARPLQPPLDFKHLLALHLNGATPLSLTPNFSTMDPIQKAVISHTFGVPSPLKKKLFISCNICHLRFNSANQAEAHYKGHKHARKLKAVEAAKSKQRPQTLARDGVLVSPTPTPASGSPGEPQSKVPAAPPPGPQLQPPLTPDPTPREPAHSDLLDPASSSSSSSCPPCSPEPGREAPGPEPAAAAVGSGVSGEGRGEKGRLYCPTCKVTVNSASQLQAHNTGAKHRWMVEGQRGVPRRGRGRPVPRGAGHKAKRVAGGQGGRQGPSAPFHCALCQLQVNSETQLKQHLSSRRHKDRLAGKPPKPSSQHSKLQKHAALASKLALQKQLTKTLAARFLPSPIPAAAAAICALPGPLALRPAPTAATTLFPAPILGPALFRTPAGAVRPATGPIVFAPY